In the Candidatus Bathyarchaeia archaeon genome, GTAAAAGGTACCGAGCTTTAAGAACCTCCATGGCGTTCACCGTCAGTTTCGGCTGCACCCCCAAAAGGCTCCGTAGGCGTCGCAGTTCCTCTTTTTTCTTTCGAAACTCCTCGTAGGCTAACGCTATTTTCTCGTAGCCTTCCTTTTTCAGAACCTCAATCACGATGTCCTGCACATTCTCAACGGAAGGCGTTTTCTCAGTGTACCGTTCCGAAATTAACTTGACCACTTCGTGGGTGATTTTTTGGGCTTTGTTGCCTTCTCCTAACTCAACTGCCAAAAATGCTTTGTAGAGGGCATTCTTTATTCGGTCAGCATCAAAATCTACGATTCTGCCGTCTCTTTTTAGAATCTTGCCCGAAAACATACGCACAAACCAATTAATTCTTCTCAGGTGGTGATATAAAGGTTTCAAACCCGCCGACGGACATCGGTTAGGGGATAAAAAGAAAGGGGCAGCTAAATTAGCGCTGAGTTTCTCGAGAGTTCCGTTTGTGAAAACCTTAATTAAACAGTAATACTTTTTTAAAGAAACGTAACACTAATGGGGCACATAGTACATGTCGGACTTAATTAGCAGGGAAAAACTCAAAGAAAAAGAACTTGAACACCTATTTGAGGGCATAAACGGAGAAATTGCTCTGTTAACCGCCACCGCAAAATTCGACTATAACCTGCGAAAAACCACCGAAAACGACCTTAAAATAAAACTAGCCTACATTGAGGACACAACAAAAATCGCGGAGCTACTAAAAAACCGGATGACTCTTCTGTGGAAAACCACGAGTTAACCCCGAACAACAATAAATCTGTTTTTTGCATACACAAAGTTATTATTTCAAGTTTTAGAATTTACTGTTGATTATCATTGGTGACTTATTGAGTGTCCTTTGAAATCCAAGAATTGCCCGACGTTATTAAAGTCATCCTCCTGCTGCACCTCAGTAAAGGAAAAACCGCCCAAAAAACTGAACTAAAACGCAGATTAGACAAAGTCTGCTCCAGCCTTGCCTGCATCGACATGAACGAGTTAGAGAAAGCTCTCAAAGAAATGGCCGCCGAAGGGCTAATCATCCTAAACGATAGCTCTGTGCAACTCACCGATCAAGGGCTTAGGCTGGGCAAGGAATGGCAAAGCCTGCTTATGAAAAAAGAGCCCATCCTTGAGGTGGTGGCGGGTTTAGTTGACGGTTCTATAACCAGCTTGGTTGTTATCCTCTCAGCCTTCATCTCCACCCTCACTGGCAGCGCAGCGCTTTCAGGGACAAGCACGGTTATTTTTGCGGCGTTTCTAACTCTGACAGCCGTAGCCATAACCAACTTTTCCAGCTTCTTTCTGGGCGGAGTCACCGAAGACCTTGCCGACATATTGACGCTGCAGAACTTGATGAACTTTAGCTTAAGCGATATCCCTGACAAAAAAGAACGCGACAAATCACTTATGCTGGTCAAAAAACTCTTCCTCGTGCTGGATAAGGAGATTCACAGTGCAAACCTGTATGCCGCAGCCATAGTCATGGCAACAACCTTCATAGCGGGCAGCATCCCAATCGCGACGTTTCTGCTTCTACCCTACCCCATCAACATGGTGTTGTCGTTATCCATTGTTGCCGCCATCGCAGGCATCTTCCTAGTACGCTACCGTTCCAAGAAGACCCGCGTCCACTGGAAAGTCACGCTGATGGAAACCTTAGCCATCGTTGCCTTAGCCACAGTTGCCTCGGTGGTTCTGGGCTTAGTTTAACCTTGAAGATGCCGATGCTCCACCATCATACACCGGTCCATAACCACCACTAAGCCAGCATCACGCGCTGCTTCCGCTGCCTTCTCGTTGACGATGCCTGACTGCATCCAAACCACAAACGGCTGTTCAAACGTTTTCCTGAGCTTTATTGCCTCATCAACTATGGGCGGCACCTCTGTTGCGGGGCGAAAAATGTCAACGACTTCGATGGTTTTCTGAAGTTCTTCTGGAATAGCAGACAATGTGGGGTAGCTTTTTTCGCCCAAAACCTCATCCGTAAACGGGTTCACAGGAATCACGTGGTAGGCGTGCCCTTTTAGGTAGGCGGCTACGGCGCGGCTGGGTTTGCCAACCTCACGTGAAAGCCCAACCACCGCAACAACATGATATTTCTCCAGAATCTCGCGAATTTGGTTTTGACTCAAAACACTCCCACCCTAAACTGACTACAAAAACCGCATCCACACTTAAAAGAAGTTACGGAAAAAACGGCTAAGGCATGCCGCTAAGTTTAAGCTCAAAGAAGTTTTCCTGCCCGCTGCGCAAAGCAAACACACGCACGCTGTCACCGACTTTGTGTTTTCGGATTTCCCGCAACAAATCGTCTATGCCGCGGGTTTCCACGTTATCCACTTCTAGAATAATGTCGCCCTCCGCCATGCCCGCACTTTCCGCGGGGCTACCCCCTGCAACTTTGGTGACCAACACGCCGTGTCCCACGGGAAACCCGTAGTAGCGGGCAATTGCCACAGTCAGCGTCAAGCCCACTACGCCCAGCCAGGGACGTTTGCTTTCGCCTTGAGTGAGGATGTCAGTGGTGCAAAGTTTTGCCAAATTGATGGGGATAGCGAATCCGATGCCTTGGGCAAAGGGTATAATTGCTGTGCTTATAGCGACGATTCTGCCATCCAAATCCACCAGTGGACCACCACTGTTGCCAGGGTTAATTGCTGCGTCGGTTTGAACGAGGTTCTCGATGAGGCCGCGGTCGGATTGTATGGTTCGGTTTAGGGCGCTAATGACGCCTGAAGTTACGGTGGGTCCACCGGTTAAGCCGAAAGGGTTGCCAATGGCGTAGACGCGTTGCCCCACTTTGAGGTTGTCAGAATCACCCAACTCTGCCGAAGAAAGCTCGCCCGCGCTAACTTTTACAACGGCGATGTCTCGTGCAACACAGGAACCCACGATGGTGCCTTCGATGACTTGGTTGTTGTAGAGGGTGACGTTGATTTTTTGTGCGCCGCCCACAACATGGTGGTTAGTGAGGATTAAGCCTTCGTCAGCGTCGAATATGGTGCCGGAGCCCATGCCTGAAATGGGGACTGCTTGGTAGAAGATGTTATGAACCAGCCGTACGGTGCTTATGTTAACTACGCTTTTGGTGGCTTTTTCGATGACTTCTAGAACTTTTTTTTCGTCGTAAACGGACAAAGGGAAGCGCTCCTCGACATGAGTTTGGAGGGCAGTTTAATAAATCTTCAACTGTTAGGGGTCTTGGCAGAAGGTGCAGCTTTCAATTGGGGGTTTTTGGTTCTGTTGGCAAAGGGAGCACATTAAGCCTTTGTTTCGGATTATGGTGCAGGCTTGGCAGAACAGTTTCATAACCGCCGCGTGCTGAACGGGATTGGACAGCAACAACGGAATCATCTTTTCGGCTATTGTTCGAATTTCAGGTATGTCGCCGATGAGTATGGCTGAGCCGCGGATTTTTTTGTTGTATTTGCTAACTGCTGATTGGGTTACACCCAGAATCTGAGCAACTTGGCTTTCTTTGAGGTTGTGTTTTTCGATGAGGGTTTGGGCTAGGAGAGCGCGTACAGCTGGTGAAACGGTTTTTACGGCGACTTCGCAGGGCGTGAGCAAATTTCCACCAGATATGGTAATCTGTTGGGAAAATATATTTAAACATGCCGTATGTCATGTACTTTATGACGTATGTCTGGACGGGTACTCTCCTCTGATTCCTATATCTCCCAACCGACTTTTAACCCGCCAGACAACGCCAACAAGGAAAGACCGCCCAATGAAGACCCAAGAAACATTCAGCGAAAGAGGCGTAACAGAAATTCTCCACTCTTTAGACCAAAAATGCAAGAACTGCGCCCCCGTTTCCCCGCTTGAATGCATCACCAACTGCAAAGTTTGGAAACTTCGAAACGAATTCCGCATGCTCTGCGAAACCATGGAGAACCCCACCTTCATGAAGGACCTCCTCAACGTCCTTAAAAATGACACCCGCATCGCCATCCTGCAAACCATAACCAAAGGGCACTATTCCATGGGTAAACTGCAGCAGGAACTCAAAAAAGCAGGCTACCTCCACAGTCAAGAAACCATATCCGAAGAGTACCTCCAACCCCTGCTAAACGTTGGCTTAGCAGCTGAAGCCCACGACCAATTCTACGCCACAAACTTCGGCGGCAGACTCACCAGCCTAATCGAGAACCTGCCCGAATTCACCGACGTTCTGCCCTCACACAGCGAATGCCACGAAGAAAACATACTCACCACACTGCTTGACGGCCCAAAAACCTTTGAAGACATCAAAGGGTTTGTTCCCGCAAAGATTGTCTCCCGCATCCTGAAGCGGCTCAAAACGACAGGGTTAATATCCACCCCGAAAGAAAGGGACTACATTTTCTTCTTCAAATCAAAACGCGACCCCGCAAAAGAAACACTGGCAACCACTGAGAACAGAATTTACAACGACATCCCTGAAGAGGGAATATCCGCCAAACGGCTCTCCCAGAAAACAGGTCTTTCCCTGCGCAGAACCTACAAGTACCTGCGTGGTTTAAAAGGGAAAAAACTGGTCTTCGCCAGAAAAACCCCCAAAACGTACACCTTGACCGAAAGGGGCGAACGACTCGCATGGCTACTCAAAGAACTGCACAAAATAGTTGACGAAACCGTCAGTTTCTCCGAAGAATTCGCCAAACAAAGAGAAAACTCGTAAGCACCAACCAAACGCCAAAAAGCGTTTATAGGCTTTGTGCGCCGTGCCCCAAGTTTTACAAACCAAAGAATAGGAAAATGGTTGTTTATCCGCCGGGGGCACCGTGGAAAGGTGATTCTTCCCAGAGGAATTTCCACCAATCTTCCTCAGTGATTGTTTCGCCGCGTACAATAATTTCCAGAACTTCTTTTAGCATGGCGTGATGTCGGCGTTCATCCATCAAAATCGAGTTCAAAAGGAAGGCGACTTTCTTGTTTTCGATTGTGGGGAGTTCATCTTCAAGTTTCTTAATCAGGTCGGCTTCCAGTTTGATGTGTTTTTCTACCAACGCTTTTTGCTGGTCAAGGTTTTCTTGGGTCATGGCTTGGGAAACAGTTTCAAGCAGCGTGATGGCAGAGGCGTAGAGTTCCGCATGTTTGGTGGAATCCAACGAGATGCCTTTTAAGACGGCTTTCACGGGGGGGTTGTTTATGTTTTTCAGCCCCTCGGTCACGGACTGGACAATTTCGTTTTCGTTCCGAATTTGCTTTTTCATAAATTCAACTAACTTTTCGTTCTGGGAACTCATAGCTTGAATCCTCCTATTAGGAACGGGAAGCTTAGGGAATAAGGCTTTCGGCAAGGCGTTTTCCGAGTGCTCTGCAGTTATCCAGCGCCTTCTGGTCAGGTGCGTACTTGGCAAGCAAAGGCCCCTCGGACAGGTTCATTTCGAATTTGTTTTTCATGATTTCCTGAACCAGTTTAGGTGCTTCGCCGCTCCATCCGTAGGACCCAAAGGTTACGCCAGGTTTACCTTTTAAGGCGACACCTCGAGCTGCGGCTTCTTCGAAAAGCATCTTGATGTCTATGGGCATGTCGTGGTGGTAAGTTGGGGTTCCCACGGCTATCGCGTCGTAGCTGTTTAAGTCATCAGCTTCGATGAAGTAGTTTATGTCCACTTGGGCGTTGCTTGATTTTGCGCCTTCCGCCACCGCTTTAGCCATTTTCTCGGTGTTTCCAGTTCTACTGTAAAAGAACACAAGGATTTTCAACATGTACCCCTTCTCAAGTTACCTGAAATAGATAGTGTGAAAAGAAAATATGAACCTTCCGAGAAAAAACAGCAGAAGACAAAGCGGTTGCAACTGACACGTAGCGAATTGTAGCTGCAAATGTTTAATTTCTGCAAAGGAGTATGGCTTTCCATGCATGAATGGGCATTAGCTGAAGCTGTAATCAAAACAGCCGAAGAAATCGCGCAACAAGAAAAATTAAAGCAAGTCAACGAGGTCACAATCAAAATCGGGGAGCTTCAAGATGTGGAGCGAGAAATCTTCCGCTTCGCACTTGCCCAGCTTAAACCCCTAAAATTTAAAGAAGCCAAATTTAGAATTTTAACTGCCAAAAGCACCCTTAAATGCAAAGTCTGCGGCAACACCTGGCAGTTTAACAAGAAAGAAATGAACGAGGAAACGGTGGAGGCAATCCACTTCGTTCCAGAAGTGGCTCACACCTACATGAAATGCCCCAAATGCGGCAGCCCGGACTTTGAAATCAGCCAAGGACGAGGCATTTGGCTGGAAAGCATCAAAGGAGCAAAATAAACGGTGGCTGACCCCCGCACAAGCATCATAGCAGACCGGCTTAAACAAATAGACAGAATCATCGCGGTTTCCAGCGGCAAAGGCGGAGTGGGCAAAAGCATGGTGGCAACTGCACTGTCACTCTCCCTTGCAAAGCGAGGCTGCAGCGTGGGCTTGTTCGATTTAGACTTTACAAGTCCTTCAACGCATCTAATTTTGGGTTCTGGGGACGTGCAGCCCACTGAAGAGAAGGGGCTTATTCCGCCCACGGTTGAGGGCTTAGAATACATGTCTCTTGTTTATTACAGCGGCAACCAAGCAGCACCACTGCGGGGAGCAGAAACCTCAAACGCCCTCATTGAACTGCTTGCCGTCACGTTATGGGGCAAGTTGGACTACCTGATTATTGATTCGCCGCCCGGCATTGGAGACGCCATGCTGGATTTGGTGCGGTTGGTGCCACGCATAGAGTTTCTGATAGTAACCACGTCCTCACAGTTGGCGTTTGAAACTGTTAAAAAACAGATTCAGCTGTTAAAGGAGCTTAAGGTTCCCG is a window encoding:
- a CDS encoding CoA-binding protein, which encodes MSQNQIREILEKYHVVAVVGLSREVGKPSRAVAAYLKGHAYHVIPVNPFTDEVLGEKSYPTLSAIPEELQKTIEVVDIFRPATEVPPIVDEAIKLRKTFEQPFVVWMQSGIVNEKAAEAARDAGLVVVMDRCMMVEHRHLQG
- a CDS encoding S1C family serine protease, with protein sequence MSVYDEKKVLEVIEKATKSVVNISTVRLVHNIFYQAVPISGMGSGTIFDADEGLILTNHHVVGGAQKINVTLYNNQVIEGTIVGSCVARDIAVVKVSAGELSSAELGDSDNLKVGQRVYAIGNPFGLTGGPTVTSGVISALNRTIQSDRGLIENLVQTDAAINPGNSGGPLVDLDGRIVAISTAIIPFAQGIGFAIPINLAKLCTTDILTQGESKRPWLGVVGLTLTVAIARYYGFPVGHGVLVTKVAGGSPAESAGMAEGDIILEVDNVETRGIDDLLREIRKHKVGDSVRVFALRSGQENFFELKLSGMP
- a CDS encoding transcriptional regulator; this encodes MLTPCEVAVKTVSPAVRALLAQTLIEKHNLKESQVAQILGVTQSAVSKYNKKIRGSAILIGDIPEIRTIAEKMIPLLLSNPVQHAAVMKLFCQACTIIRNKGLMCSLCQQNQKPPIESCTFCQDP
- a CDS encoding winged helix-turn-helix domain-containing protein, which codes for MKTQETFSERGVTEILHSLDQKCKNCAPVSPLECITNCKVWKLRNEFRMLCETMENPTFMKDLLNVLKNDTRIAILQTITKGHYSMGKLQQELKKAGYLHSQETISEEYLQPLLNVGLAAEAHDQFYATNFGGRLTSLIENLPEFTDVLPSHSECHEENILTTLLDGPKTFEDIKGFVPAKIVSRILKRLKTTGLISTPKERDYIFFFKSKRDPAKETLATTENRIYNDIPEEGISAKRLSQKTGLSLRRTYKYLRGLKGKKLVFARKTPKTYTLTERGERLAWLLKELHKIVDETVSFSEEFAKQRENS
- a CDS encoding flavodoxin domain-containing protein produces the protein MLKILVFFYSRTGNTEKMAKAVAEGAKSSNAQVDINYFIEADDLNSYDAIAVGTPTYHHDMPIDIKMLFEEAAARGVALKGKPGVTFGSYGWSGEAPKLVQEIMKNKFEMNLSEGPLLAKYAPDQKALDNCRALGKRLAESLIP
- the hypA gene encoding hydrogenase nickel incorporation protein HypA, whose translation is MHEWALAEAVIKTAEEIAQQEKLKQVNEVTIKIGELQDVEREIFRFALAQLKPLKFKEAKFRILTAKSTLKCKVCGNTWQFNKKEMNEETVEAIHFVPEVAHTYMKCPKCGSPDFEISQGRGIWLESIKGAK
- a CDS encoding ATP-binding protein gives rise to the protein MADPRTSIIADRLKQIDRIIAVSSGKGGVGKSMVATALSLSLAKRGCSVGLFDLDFTSPSTHLILGSGDVQPTEEKGLIPPTVEGLEYMSLVYYSGNQAAPLRGAETSNALIELLAVTLWGKLDYLIIDSPPGIGDAMLDLVRLVPRIEFLIVTTSSQLAFETVKKQIQLLKELKVPVVGIVENMKIPKTNNIQPPTEAMGLKFLGEIPYDINVEHAIGNPQKLLSTGLGRKVWQVAQTV